A stretch of the Papaver somniferum cultivar HN1 chromosome 6, ASM357369v1, whole genome shotgun sequence genome encodes the following:
- the LOC113285759 gene encoding uncharacterized protein LOC113285759 isoform X2 — MADFGAPTFSLGLDLDFDSEIPPQDNKLEAPYEPPPPDSIELSSQEEEVNIQQQTPIPDVEESRPVLKRLRRGGSSSNNQHKQESVFISSTVDDDIEDFSSQEDIPRDTRSAVQNHSVASTSKLALPARRPLPRQWMTNPKANKEIPSSKASTSKSLDASEKKVKFPLGPVRRFPILDSDFDSDDVSSGEDQHEDAPVVDSSSRKRQFSSTQPVAGQQKMAKSGKIEDLWKDFTTKISTPALDEFCEEYFKSAENSNVNQAKDKGVHLGTSRPFFQKVAIRETFNKDGQPPAYLYFYNDDPRIQRLVRERLPYFSPLAAKENHVDKESEVAAIDYMSQFGHKEAATPISGKGKKILEKTPKRSRKNAKKSNAKEAVQDSANWVNPKSSANIPKDAGKRRVQANNRATGHWYTNADGKKIYVNKNGQELSGQIAYRHHKKENCGFKKSRKKTSPKKKSKR, encoded by the exons ATGGCGGATTTTGGAGCTCCAACTTTCTCTTTAGGGTTAGATCTAGATTTCGATTCTGAGATACCTCCTCAAGACAATAAACTAGAAGCTCCATACGAACCTCCACCTcctgattcaatcgaattgagCTCCCAAGAGGAAGAAGTAAATATCCAACAGCAAACCCCAATTCCTGATGTTGAAGAGTCTCGTCCTGTTCTGAAGCGCCTTAGACGAGGAGGATCTTCGTCTAATAATCAGCATAAACAAGAATCTGTGTTTatatcttcaactgttgatgatgatatcGAGGATTTCTCTTCGCAAGAAGATATCCCCAGAG ATACACGTTCAGCTGTACAAAATCATTCTGTGGCAAGCACTTCGAAGCTCGCATTACCTGCTCGCAGACCGTTACCCAGACAATGGATGACTAATCCCAAAGCCAACAAAGAAATACCAAGTTCGAAGGCTTCAACTTCTAAGAGTTTGGATGCAAGCGAGAAAAAAGTAAAGTTTCCACTCGGTCCTGTCAGAAGATTCCCGATACTTGATTCTGATTTTGATTCAGATGATGTGTCTAGTGGAGAAGATCAACATGAAGATGCTCCTGTGGTTGATTCATCTAGTAGAAAGAGACAATTTAGTTCCACCCAACCTGTGGCAGGGCAGCAAAAGATGGCAAAATCAGGTAAAATTGAGGATTTGTGGAAAGATTTTACTACCAAAATCTCTACACCTGCTCTTGATGAGTTCTGTGAAGAGTACTTCAAGTCTGCGGAGAATAGTAATGTAAATCAGGCAAAGGACAAAGGTGTACATCTCGGCACCTCCAGACCTTTTTTTCAGAAAGTGGCCATTAGAGAAACCTTCAATAAAGATGGGCAACCTCCTGCTTACCTGTACTTTTACAATGATGACCCGAGAATCCAGAGGTTAGTTCGTGAACGGTTACCTTATTTTTCTCCCCTTGCTGCAAAGGAGAACCACGTTGACAAGGAATCTGAAGTAGCAGCCATTGACTACAT GAGTCAATTTGGCCACAAAGAAGCTGCCACTCCAATTTCTGGAAAGGGTAAGAAAATCCTTGAGAAGACACCAAAAAGAAGCAGGAAGAATGCGAAAAAATCAAATGCTAAAGAGGCAGTACAAGATTCTGCAAACTGGGTGAATCCTAAAAGCTCTGCTAACATCCCAAAGGATGCTGGAAAGAGGAGAGTTCAGGCGAATAATCGTGCTACTGGTCACTGGTATACGAATGCAGATGGAAAAAAG ATTTATGTCAATAAAAATGGGCAAGAATTATCTGGTCAGATTGCTTATAGGCATCACAAAAAG GAGAATTGTGGGTTTAAAAAGTCAAGAAAGAAAACTAGTCCAAAGAAGAAGTCGAAACGCTGA
- the LOC113287944 gene encoding protein DETOXIFICATION 40-like, with the protein MESSQLQEELHQALLNPQVSKPPLAPLIKSKQLSSAHDNHQGQQSEQQDILHSSQPSLMGAHKVTAELEKILSNTKQKGFDRFFSATCIELKLLFFLAAPTVMVYMINYIMSMSTQIFSGHLGNLELAAASLGNTGIQLFAYGLMLGMGSAVETLCGQAYGAGKYEMLGVYLQRSMILLMATGIPLTITYIFSEPILVFLGESTAIASAAAVFVYGLIPQIFAYAANFPIQKFLQAQSIVSPSAYISAATLIVHLFLSWLVVYKIGLGLLGASLVLSLSWWIVVGAQFLYIMKSERCRHTWTGFSVRAFSGLPEFLKLSTASAVMLCLETWYYQILVLIAGLLPNPEIALDSLSICTTISGWVFMISVGFNAAASVRVSNELGYGNPKSAGFSVVVVTTISFIMSAIAAVIVLSLRDVISYAFTDGETVAAAVSDLCPLLSLTLILNGIQPVLSGVAVGCGWQTLVAYINVGCYYVVGVPLGALLSFTFKLGAKGIWSGMICGTAMQTAILLWITYRTDWSKEVVEAMKRLDKWEGKVEHLLKANGSEEEAVQAPPC; encoded by the exons atggAGAGCTCACAACTTCAAGAAGAGCTCCATCAAGCTCTCCTAAATCCTCAAGTTTCTAAGCCACCACTAGCACCATTGATCAAATCTAAACAGCTTTCTAGTGCTCACGATAATCATCAAGGTCAGCAATCTGAACAACAAGACATACTGCACAGCAGTCAGCCTTCGCTGATGGGAGCACATAAAGTGACCGCTGAACTAGAAAAAATATTATCAAATACCAAGCAGAAAGGATTTGATCGCTTCTTCTCGGCTACTTGTATAGAACTAAAGCTCTTATTCTTCCTTGCTGCACCCACTGTTATGGTTTACATGATCAATTATATTATGTCCATGTCCACTCAAATCTTTTCCGGTCATCTTGGTAATCTTGAACTGGCTGCTGCATCACTTGGGAATACTGGTATTCAACTTTTCGCCTATGGTCTTATG CTTGGAATGGGAAGTGCAGTTGAGACTCTATGTGGCCAAGCATACGGAGCTGGAAAATATGAAATGTTGGGAGTTTATCTTCAAAGATCGATGATCCTTCTGATGGCGACCGGAATCCCACTCACGATAACTTACATATTCTCAGAACCCATTTTGGTATTTCTTGGTGAATCAACTGCCatagcatcagcagcagcagttttCGTTTATGGACTAATTCCCCAGATATTCGCTTACGCAGCTAACTTCCCTATACAAAAGTTCCTCCAGGCTCAGAGCATTGTATCTCCCAGTGCATACATATCAGCAGCTACCTTAATTGTACATCTTTTCTTAAGTTGGCTCGTGGTATACAAGATCGGACTCGGTTTGCTGGGTGCCTCACTGGTATTGAGTTTATCTTGGTGGATTGTAGTGGGTGCTCAGTTTTTGTACATTATGAAGAGTGAGAGATGTAGACATACTTGGACAGGGTTCAGTGTACGAGCCTTTTCTGGATTGCCAGAGTTCTTGAAATTGTCTACAGCATCAGCTGTGATGTTGTGTTTGGAGACTTGGTATTATCAGATACTGGTTTTAATTGCTGGTTTGCTCCCAAACCCTGAAATTGCGTTGGATTCTCTGTCTATTTG CACGACAATATCAGGCTGGGTTTTCATGATTTCTGTTGGGTTCAATGCAGCTGCAAG TGTGAGAGTAAGCAATGAGCTTGGTTATGGTAATCCCAAATCGGCAGGGTTTTCAGTGGTGGTAGTGACAACAATCTCCTTCATTATGTCTGCTATAGCCGCTGTCATAGTTTTGTCATTGCGCGACGTCATCAGCTATGCATTTACTGATGGTgaaactgttgctgctgctgtctcCGACCTCTGTCCACTCCTTTCCCTCACCCTCATCCTCAACGGCATTCAACCCGTTCTTTCTG GTGTCGCGGTTGGGTGTGGATGGCAAACGTTGGTTGCGTATATTAATGTAGGATGTTATTACGTAGTTGGGGTACCTTTAGGTGCTCTTCTCAGCTTTACCTTCAAGCTTGGTGCTAAG GGAATATGGTCAGGGATGATATGCGGGACAGCGATGCAAACCGCCATTCTCCTATGGATCACATATCGAACTGACTGGAGCAAAGAG GTGGTGGAAGCCATGAAGCGATTGGACAAGTGGGAAGGTAAAGTGGAGCACCTCTTGAAGGCAAACGGCTCCGAAGAAGAGGCTGTCCAAGCACCCCCATGTTGA
- the LOC113285759 gene encoding uncharacterized protein LOC113285759 isoform X1: protein MADFGAPTFSLGLDLDFDSEIPPQDNKLEAPYEPPPPDSIELSSQEEEVNIQQQTPIPDVEESRPVLKRLRRGGSSSNNQHKQESVFISSTVDDDIEDFSSQEDIPRDTRSAVQNHSVASTSKLALPARRPLPRQWMTNPKANKEIPSSKASTSKSLDASEKKVKFPLGPVRRFPILDSDFDSDDVSSGEDQHEDAPVVDSSSRKRQFSSTQPVAGQQKMAKSGKIEDLWKDFTTKISTPALDEFCEEYFKSAENSNVNQAKDKGVHLGTSRPFFQKVAIRETFNKDGQPPAYLYFYNDDPRIQRLVRERLPYFSPLAAKENHVDKESEVAAIDYMSQFGHKEAATPISGKGKKILEKTPKRSRKNAKKSNAKEAVQDSANWVNPKSSANIPKDAGKRRVQANNRATGHWYTNADGKKSFFRFMSIKMGKNYLVRLLIGITKRRIVGLKSQERKLVQRRSRNAED, encoded by the exons ATGGCGGATTTTGGAGCTCCAACTTTCTCTTTAGGGTTAGATCTAGATTTCGATTCTGAGATACCTCCTCAAGACAATAAACTAGAAGCTCCATACGAACCTCCACCTcctgattcaatcgaattgagCTCCCAAGAGGAAGAAGTAAATATCCAACAGCAAACCCCAATTCCTGATGTTGAAGAGTCTCGTCCTGTTCTGAAGCGCCTTAGACGAGGAGGATCTTCGTCTAATAATCAGCATAAACAAGAATCTGTGTTTatatcttcaactgttgatgatgatatcGAGGATTTCTCTTCGCAAGAAGATATCCCCAGAG ATACACGTTCAGCTGTACAAAATCATTCTGTGGCAAGCACTTCGAAGCTCGCATTACCTGCTCGCAGACCGTTACCCAGACAATGGATGACTAATCCCAAAGCCAACAAAGAAATACCAAGTTCGAAGGCTTCAACTTCTAAGAGTTTGGATGCAAGCGAGAAAAAAGTAAAGTTTCCACTCGGTCCTGTCAGAAGATTCCCGATACTTGATTCTGATTTTGATTCAGATGATGTGTCTAGTGGAGAAGATCAACATGAAGATGCTCCTGTGGTTGATTCATCTAGTAGAAAGAGACAATTTAGTTCCACCCAACCTGTGGCAGGGCAGCAAAAGATGGCAAAATCAGGTAAAATTGAGGATTTGTGGAAAGATTTTACTACCAAAATCTCTACACCTGCTCTTGATGAGTTCTGTGAAGAGTACTTCAAGTCTGCGGAGAATAGTAATGTAAATCAGGCAAAGGACAAAGGTGTACATCTCGGCACCTCCAGACCTTTTTTTCAGAAAGTGGCCATTAGAGAAACCTTCAATAAAGATGGGCAACCTCCTGCTTACCTGTACTTTTACAATGATGACCCGAGAATCCAGAGGTTAGTTCGTGAACGGTTACCTTATTTTTCTCCCCTTGCTGCAAAGGAGAACCACGTTGACAAGGAATCTGAAGTAGCAGCCATTGACTACAT GAGTCAATTTGGCCACAAAGAAGCTGCCACTCCAATTTCTGGAAAGGGTAAGAAAATCCTTGAGAAGACACCAAAAAGAAGCAGGAAGAATGCGAAAAAATCAAATGCTAAAGAGGCAGTACAAGATTCTGCAAACTGGGTGAATCCTAAAAGCTCTGCTAACATCCCAAAGGATGCTGGAAAGAGGAGAGTTCAGGCGAATAATCGTGCTACTGGTCACTGGTATACGAATGCAGATGGAAAAAAG TCTTTCTTCAGATTTATGTCAATAAAAATGGGCAAGAATTATCTGGTCAGATTGCTTATAGGCATCACAAAAAG GAGAATTGTGGGTTTAAAAAGTCAAGAAAGAAAACTAGTCCAAAGAAGAAGTCGAAACGCTGAAGATTAA
- the LOC113287942 gene encoding heat shock 70 kDa protein 16-like, protein MSVVGFDIGNENCVISAAKHRGIDVLLNEESNRETPAVVSFGEKQRFMGAAGVASAMMHPKSTISQVKRLIGLNFSEPDIQNELRVFPFKTSEGPDGGILIHLQYLSESLTLTPIQILAMLFSHLKEIAEKNLETAVSDCVIGIPSYFSDLQRHAYLNAAEIAGLKTLRLMHDGTATALGYGIYRTDSSESGPTHVVFIDIGHCDTQVTVASFEAGQMKILSHAFDKSLGGRDFDEVLFNYFAVQFKEQYHIDVYSNARACIRLRTACEKLKKVLSANAEAPLNIECLMDEKDVKGFIKREEFEKLSMGLLERMRLPCNKALVDAGLTLDMINSVELVGSGSRVPAITRMLTSFFNREPRRTLNASECVARGCALQCAMLSPTFRVRDYEVQDSFPFSIGFSTEEGPVCTLSNGMLFPKGQPVPSMKVLTVHRSSTFRLEAFYADQNELPSGVSPQISCFTIGPFQVSHTEKAKVKVRVQLNIHGIVSLESACLVEEQVDDSATRGNRHSSVDKVEPGNTSRVSSDAVHSHAEDGSSLQPESSPMSSSDGTRKKRSSRRLEIPVSENVYGGMTKADVLKAQEREVQLTQQDRIMEQTKDRKNALESYVYDTRNKLFNTYKSFATDSEREGISTNLQQTEEWLYEDGDDESERVYTGKLEDLKKLVDPIESRYKDEEARAQATRDLLKCIVEYRMAVKSLPTCDRDVVINECNKAEQWLRDRTQQQDSLPKNTDPLLWSNEIKAKAEALDMTCKHILRSKASPPRPEDNQGPDVPHTADNMHTD, encoded by the exons ATGAGTGTGGTTGGGTTTGATATTGGGAACGAGAATTGTGTAATTTCTGCTGCAAAACACCGGGGAATTGACGTTTTATTGAATGAAGAATCCAATCGTGAAACACCAGCTGTGGTGTCGTTTGGTGAGAAACAGCGGTTCATGGGAGCAGCTGGGGTTGCTTCAGCGATGATGCACCCTAAATCTACAATATCTCAAGTTAAGAGATTGATTGGTTTGAATTTCAGTGAGCCAGATATTCAAAATGAACTCCGGGTTTTTCCTTTCAAGACTTCAGAAGGTCCGGATGGTGGGATTTTGATTCATCTACAATATTTGAGTGAGAGCCTGACACTAACTCCGATTCAGATATTGGCAATGCTCTTCTCGCATTTGAAAGAGATAGCAGAGAAAAATCTGGAAACAGCTGTTTCAGACTGTGTGATTGGTATTCCGTCGTATTTCTCAGATTTGCAGAGACATGCTTATTTGAATGCTGCAGAGATAGCTGGATTGAAAACATTAAGATTGATGCATGATGGTACTGCCACGGCTCTTGGGTACGGGATTTACAGGACGGATTCATCTGAATCCGGTCCTACTCATGTTGTTTTTATTGACATAGGTCATTGTGACACTCAAGTTACAGTTGCATCCTTTGAGGCTggccagatgaagattttatctCATGCGTTTGACAAAAGCTTGGGTGGTAGAGACTTTGATGAGGTTTTGTTCAATTATTTCGCTGTACAGTTTAAGGAGCAGTACCACATCGATGTCTATTCTAATGCGAGGGCTTGTATTAGACTTAGGACAGCGTGTGAGAAGCTAAAGAAGGTCCTAAGTGCAAATGCTGAGGCTCCTCTGAATATTGAGTGCTTAATGGATGAGAAGGATGTGAAAGGTTTTATTAAGAGAGAAGAGTTTGAAAAGCTGTCGATGGGTTTGTTGGAGAGGATGAGGCTCCCTTGTAATAAAGCTTTGGTGGATGCTGGTCTGACGCTAGACATGATCAATTCGGTTGAGCTTGTTGGATCTGGGTCTCGGGTACCAGCTATTACGCGAATGCTGACTTCTTTCTTTAACAGAGAGCCTCGCAGAACGCTGAATGCAAGCGAATGTGTTGCGCGTGGATGTGCTCTTCAGTGTGCTATGCTTAGTCCAACATTCAGAGTTAGAGATTATGAG GTTCAAGATTCATTTCCTTTTTCCATTGGATTCTCAACGGAGGAAGGTCCTGTTTGCACTCTGTCAAATGGGATGCTGTTCCCCAAAGGTCAACCAGTTCCAAGTATGAAAGTTTTAACTGTTCATCGATCTAGCACATTTCGACTGGAAGCATTCTATGCTGATCAAAATGAATTACCTTCTGGTGTTTCTCCTCAAATTAGCTGTTTCACG ATTGGCCCTTTCCAAGTTTCCCATACCGAAAAAGCTAAAGTTAAAGTCAGGGTTCAGTTAAATATTCATGGGATTGTTTCTTTAGAATCAGCATGC ttggtagaGGAACAGGTAGACGATTCTGCCACCAGAGGCAACAGGCATTCGAGCGTAGACAAGGTGGAACCTGGCAATACTTCTCGAGTTTCTTCTGATGCTGTACATAGTCATGCTGAAGATGGTAGCTCGCTGCAGCCTGAATCTTCACCTATGTCCTCT AGTGACGGGACTAGGAAAAAAAGGTCATCTAGACGGCTTGAGATACCAGTTAGTGAGAACGTGTATGGTGGGATGACCAAGGCTGATGTATTGAAAGCTCAAGAAAGAGAAGTTCAACTGACACAGCAGGATAGAATCATGGAACAAACGAAAGACAGGAAAAACGCCCTGGAATCTTATGTTTATGACACCCGTAATAAG CTTTTCAATACGTATAAGAGCTTCGCAACAGATTCAGAGCGAGAAGGGATCTCTACAAACTTACAGCAGACAGAGGAATGGCTGTACGAGGATGGGGATGATGAGTCTGAAAGAGTATATACTGGAAAACTGGAGGATCTTAAAAAG TTGGTGGATCCTATTGAAAGTCGATACAAGGATGAAGAAGCTAGAGCCCAGGCTACAAGGGATTTGTTGAAGTGCATTGTGGAGTACAGGATGGCTGTCAAGTCACTTCCTACTTGTGATAGAGATGTG GTCATTAATGAGTGCAACAAAGCAGAGCAGTGGCTCAGGGATAGAACTCAACAGCAGGATTCGTTACCCAAGAACACCGATCCGCTACTGTGGTCAAATGAAATCAAGGCAAAGGCAGAGGCTCTAGACAT GACGTGTAAACACATTCTGAGATCAAAGGCTTCCCCTCCAAGGCCAGAAGACAACCAAGGCCCGGATGTACCACATACAGCTGATAACATGCACACGGATTAA